The Rosa chinensis cultivar Old Blush chromosome 7, RchiOBHm-V2, whole genome shotgun sequence DNA segment TGGCAAAAGTATAAGTTTACGGCGAACAATTAGCTCATATCAGAATTTGACTTTGTTGTCATTCGCCAGACCATAGTCTGTCTGCATTCCAACAAGAGCTGCATTACTATCTGGAAAGTTGGCTTCATAAAGAATCGGACAACCGATCAACTGTCGCAAGTCTGTCGGCAAGCCTTTGCTGTTTATCTATCCTCTCTGCTTCTTTGGCCCTTAATTCTTCCTGCAAATGTTTTATGTCGGCATCAAGCTCAGATATGCTTTGCAGCAACGAATCAGTTTGCACCCCATTAAGTTGTTTCAATTGAAGTGGTCTGCCTTCATTTGCATTCAAAGGTTCAATGAGGCTCTCTTCCATGCCAAAATCAGCCTCCTGAAGATTCTTTGGCGTATTGGTGACAATTTGCTTCCGATGTAGGTCCATAACCTCAGCATGCTCCAAGAAATTGATAGGAGTTTCTTTAATGACAGCTTTGATTCCATGTTCACTACTTTCAGCAATATTGCCAGGCAATAGAGGCCCGTCGTTGTTTACAAGTCTGTCATCATGGAGTTCTCCTTCATTAAACTCGATTTCTTTAGAAACTTTGGAGGTGTTTGGGATGTGCTGTTTCTGATTTGTTTCCAGGCTACAAGCAGACTCAGTTGTGTCGAGAACCTACAAGAAGACTTTATTTCAGTTATCAAAGTTACATTACAAAGATTTTAAGTATGCGGTTAGGAAATAGGTTTCATTTACCTCTTCTTTACCAGTATGCGACTTATGTACATCCTGTTGCATATCGGAAACTTCTTCTAGTACCCTTTCAGTGGAAATCTTCAACTGGAATGGGCACCAATTTACCTGTAAAGCACTGCTTTGCAAGGATGGGACTTTCACAATGCAATTTCTCGAGCAAAACCTTTCCAAACTTATTAAATCACTGAGTTCCAAATGTTGCAACCGGCTGAAAACAATCTCACAATTACTTGCATCTTCTTCAATTCCTTCACTTGTGAAGATTTCTTTCATATTTTTACATTcatcaactttcaattttttcaGTCCCACTAAACTTTGAGCTACCGAATAACTTGTCAAATATTGCAATCGCCAGCAAAAAGTTACTTCTATAATTGTTAGATTCCGAAAGGATATTGCAGACAACTTTAGGTTATTCAATCCACAAAACTTCACCTCTAGAATTTCCAACAGTGGAAAAACTGGGCTCTCTTCTGAGAGATGCATGAGCTTGATCTCCATTCCATGCAACCTCAacgttttcaccttttcatcTAAAAGAAAGTATGGTGCAACTGTCTCAACATTCTCATCATTTGTGCCcctttctttaatttctttgtAGATTTGAATTCTGTTACTCAAATGATTAAAGATGAATGTCTCCAATTTAGGACACTTCTCCAATTGCGACCTCTTCAGAGCTGCAAACTCAACATAACTTCCTGAACAGAATCTAGTGAGACAAGGAAGATCATTTAGCTCCAATTGTTCTAACTTCGGAAACAAGTTATCCTTTTCTTCACCGTGACCTTCTGACAATACTACCTCTTTCATGATTTGACATTCAGATATCCGAAGATGTTTAAGTTGTACAAAACTTTTTGCCACGGAAGATGACAATAAGAAACTTAAACCATCACATTGGTGAACAGCCAATCTTGTTAAGTTGGGCAAACCAATCTGTAGACAAAATTCATATCTAAGACATTACAATGTATGTGATGAAAGAAAGAGAATATTCACCTTTTATATATAGGTCAAAATAAGATTATTATACAGGGTTCTCCTGAGACatatttttaattatacaaaaaataaCTAGTGATGATAATATGTCTTAAACTCAGAGTTATAGAAACTATATCAAACTGGCACCAAATTAAAGATGTACCTTATAGATGTTTATGACTTGCAGATGTTGCGGATGCTCAGAATCTTCAGTATCTAAATAATGGTCAATATTATTAGCATTCTGTGTCTCACTTAAGGACAAGTCTTCACATCTCTCCAGCAGCCATATTAATCCTTCATCCAATTCTTTAATGCTGGTAGTGAGTTTGAGTTTTAGTGTCTTGAGGGTCGTCTCAGCCATAAATTTCTCTCGTGATGTATATCTGTCAACCCATGCATCTCCAATAACAATATTGAATCTTTCGAACTCGTGGGAGAACAAGTTTGCTGGAAGGATGTCAGTATTCGGAATATGTACCTCTAATACAGATAGCTGAGACAAATGCTTCAACTCACTAAGGCTCACATTACTTCTTTCACCTTCAACCTCCCACTTGTTGAAGCTGTTTCTCATTCTCAATTCTTGTAGTCTCTCCAAGCTTGAGATGACACCAGGTGAAATAACTTCGAGTTCAGAGCAATCAGATAATTCCAGCAACTGAAGACGGGTCAGTTTCCCTATTTCCTTTGGTAATTGTTTGACATTGGACTGGAAAAAGCTAAGAATTTCCAAGTTACTTAGCTCCCCAACTAAAGCAGTGTCTCCCACTATGCATTGATCTAAAAATAGGGCATGCAGATTCTTCAAGTACTGAAGAGAGGAAGGTAGTGACAGCATATGCAGTCTTGTTAAATCCAACACTTTTAGTTCCTCAATCTCTCTAAAAAAGTTTGTTGGGATTTCCACTGACACATCACCTGTACCGTGTAAATAGAACAGCTTTAATTTGGGGTATATCCTAGGTACTTCAGAAAGCACAGGAACAGTACTAGATTGTAAAGATTTCATAGTGCACTTTTTGAAGAAATCCTTATCTAGCCATTccttaaattcataatttcccCTATCATCGACTGATGATAAGATGTGTTCATCTCTGAGTGCAATCCGGTTAGCAACATCACGCACAAGGTTATGCATTTTGACATATCTGCTATCATCACTATCTGTCAGTAGACAAGAATCTTTTAGTTTTCCAACCCATTTAAGCAATGTATTTTGTGCTTCCTCCACTGTGTATCCCTTTCTAAAGAGACCCAAACCCATACTATATTTCAGCAAGGCTGGCAAATAAATATCCTTTCCCCATATAGCAAATCCACATAGCAAGAACAACTGCTCAAGTTCCTTATCCTTCAGCTGATCGTAACTCCACTCCAGACACAAGTATGGGTTCTCTGTAAATTCTTGGCTTTTTAGGCATCTCAATGCATCTTTCCATGGAGGTGAAGTAGTTTGTTTCTTCAAAGCGCTTGCAACTGTGACAACTAAAATAGGCAAGCCACTACAACATTCGGCTACTTGGAGTGCTACTTCTCGTATAGCATAATTCTTAACAACGTCGCCTGCCTTCTTCTTAAATAGAATCCAAGCCTCTTCTTCCACCAAGATGTCAAGCTGAAAATCTACCTGCGTGTTCATACCAGATAACGATTCTCTACTTGTACATGTCAGCAATATCTTACAAGTAGCCACACTTGGAAGTTGGAGAGCCTCCAAGTCAATTTGTTCCCAAACATCATCCAGAATTACAAGGATGTTTTTGTCCTGTATATCGGCAGAAGTACGACTTGCTCTTCCATCTAAATTCTCATCATCAAAAATCTTCATATCTAACTTATTTaaaattttgttttgaattccTTCCAAGTGTGGATTTTCTTTCACATCTAGTAGGATAACCACATTGTCAAATAAATTTTTATCTTCTGTAGCTTGCCTGTAGACTTCTTTTGCTAGTGTGGTTTTACCCACACCTTCAATTCCATACACCCCGATCCTATGAGTATTAGGATTCTCAAGTTCATCCATGATTTGGGCCACAACTGATGTCCTTGATGGAAAGGCCAGGTACTCTCCGGTGGACTCAACCCAAAGCTCTTGCGGCCGAATAACAGAAATAACGGGAAATTCTCGTCTTTCATAGAGTTCAACAAGATGGTGCACCAATATTTTTGATTTCCTGCCTAGGTGATGACGGATTGTCAGATTAGGACAAAACCCAAGGAGACATTTCAGCTTGGCTTGGTTTTCATCTTTCAACAATTCCTCTGCCTGTGCATTGATGTTGCCCACTTCCTGTAGCCACAACTGGACATctggttgaactgcttcacctTTGTCTTCAGCTTCCACAACTTTATCCTCTACAGCCTCCCGGGCGGCGTTCAATTCTTCCAATTGAGCCTGCAGTCTTTGAAGGTTGCTTTTGCAGTGAATTACATATCCCACTTGGCGTCCTACGAGTTCAATTGTCTCCTTAGTTTTAAAAAGAATTGCCTCCGTAAATCTAATCGCCATTCGTCTGCTGAATATTGCAGGGTCAGGTATTGACTTGatgataatctttttttttttttttttttttgggagaatgAAGACTTGATGATAATCATGATTAATTAAAGGTTTGAAAAAAATTGGGATCGTTTTTTTTTATGCAAAAACTTGGGATCGTTGCTGTTGATAATACCATATGTTTTAGTACAAGACGATACACTTAAATTATCAGGCGTAGGGATAAAATCTAACCGATAAAGGATAATTTTAAAGAACATACATGAATTTGTTATGTGTTTTGACTTATGGATGAAGCTAAGTGGTCTTTAATTTccctttgcttttttttttttggttttaggTCTTTGACTTCCTTTGCTTAGAAGGGTTTTACCcaaatcaaggaaaaaaaaaatgaaaatttaggaAATCTAGAGGCAGTACCTGTATGTAGTTGATTTTGCTTTGTTTCTAACTTGAGAAGAACAGCAATCAAAGTAAAACTAGAGAAGGTTGATGCAACGAACAAATTAACTGCAAGCTGCCTAACAAGAGGAATAATCTAATTAAAGTAAGAAGTAAGAACAGAGAGTTTGCAAAGGAGAATAGTAgaagtaaaaagtaaaaacagaGTGTTTGCAATAATATTGTTCAATGAAATCAAGGACGCATGAAGTCGAGCaacaaaagtaaaagtaaatccTTACTGATatcagtttttttgtttttttaggggtaatgaaaaataaaagagcaGCAGCAGCTAGTAGTAAATTAACTGGATTTAAGAACGAATGAAATTAAAGGACGTACCGTGGTTATGACCTGGAACCAAAGCTGAGTTGCTCCTCTAATTTCTTGTGGCAACAATGTCAGATTGTCAGAGAAAGAAGCACATCTGTTTTTCGATTGGCTTCTTAGAATTGAGAAGTACAGTAGAGCGATGATCAAAGTAGAACTGGGAGGAAAAGAGAAGATTGTTCAAGTGTGTAAAGGCCCAGGACTACCAAACGAAAACAATGAGCGGATAAGGCAACACTTTCAGATCTGTTTCTCAAATGCGAGTGATGCCACCATGTCTAGATGGTAAAGCCAACtctttattattatattattaataTTAATTAAAAAGTAGTGAAGACACCGTTATACAGCTATTTGGACTCTCAATTATGTATCCCCGTTaccaaaccaaattaaaatgTTGAGAACATAATTTCCATTATGAATTGATATTTGTATTGAAAGTATTGGAGAGTATAAAATAACTTTACATGGAATAAGGACCATGAAAAACTGTACACACCTTTCCCCATTTCTTCTCTGCATATCCTACTCCAGCACACTGGCACATACAAATTATTATGCTTCAAACTTCATATACACTAATTACAAGACATGCTTGCTGTAACCTTACAAGTCTATAACTATAACTCAAAGCATCAGCAGTGAAGACTAATTTTTTAtactcaaatttgggtccaaataAATTGAAATAGTAGTTTGAGTCTATCTGAATAGTGTACAATAGGACTTACTTTTATAGGGTGCTACAGTGGTGCA contains these protein-coding regions:
- the LOC112175284 gene encoding disease resistance protein At4g27190 isoform X1, producing the protein MQRRNGESSTLIIALLYFSILRSQSKNRCASFSDNLTLLPQEIRGATQLWFQVITTLAVNLFVASTFSSFTLIAVLLKLETKQNQLHTGRQVGYVIHCKSNLQRLQAQLEELNAAREAVEDKVVEAEDKGEAVQPDVQLWLQEVGNINAQAEELLKDENQAKLKCLLGFCPNLTIRHHLGRKSKILVHHLVELYERREFPVISVIRPQELWVESTGEYLAFPSRTSVVAQIMDELENPNTHRIGVYGIEGVGKTTLAKEVYRQATEDKNLFDNVVILLDVKENPHLEGIQNKILNKLDMKIFDDENLDGRASRTSADIQDKNILVILDDVWEQIDLEALQLPSVATCKILLTCTSRESLSGMNTQVDFQLDILVEEEAWILFKKKAGDVVKNYAIREVALQVAECCSGLPILVVTVASALKKQTTSPPWKDALRCLKSQEFTENPYLCLEWSYDQLKDKELEQLFLLCGFAIWGKDIYLPALLKYSMGLGLFRKGYTVEEAQNTLLKWVGKLKDSCLLTDSDDSRYVKMHNLVRDVANRIALRDEHILSSVDDRGNYEFKEWLDKDFFKKCTMKSLQSSTVPVLSEVPRIYPKLKLFYLHGTGDVSVEIPTNFFREIEELKVLDLTRLHMLSLPSSLQYLKNLHALFLDQCIVGDTALVGELSNLEILSFFQSNVKQLPKEIGKLTRLQLLELSDCSELEVISPGVISSLERLQELRMRNSFNKWEVEGERSNVSLSELKHLSQLSVLEVHIPNTDILPANLFSHEFERFNIVIGDAWVDRYTSREKFMAETTLKTLKLKLTTSIKELDEGLIWLLERCEDLSLSETQNANNIDHYLDTEDSEHPQHLQVINIYKIGLPNLTRLAVHQCDGLSFLLSSSVAKSFVQLKHLRISECQIMKEVVLSEGHGEEKDNLFPKLEQLELNDLPCLTRFCSGSYVEFAALKRSQLEKCPKLETFIFNHLSNRIQIYKEIKERGTNDENVETVAPYFLLDEKVKTLRLHGMEIKLMHLSEESPVFPLLEILEVKFCGLNNLKLSAISFRNLTIIEVTFCWRLQYLTSYSVAQSLVGLKKLKVDECKNMKEIFTSEGIEEDASNCEIVFSRLQHLELSDLISLERFCSRNCIVKVPSLQSSALQVNWCPFQLKISTERVLEEVSDMQQDVHKSHTGKEEVLDTTESACSLETNQKQHIPNTSKVSKEIEFNEGELHDDRLVNNDGPLLPGNIAESSEHGIKAVIKETPINFLEHAEVMDLHRKQIVTNTPKNLQEADFGMEESLIEPLNANEGRPLQLKQLNGVQTDSLLQSISELDADIKHLQEELRAKEAERIDKQQRLADRLATVDRLSDSL
- the LOC112175284 gene encoding disease resistance protein At4g27190 isoform X2, which gives rise to MAIRFTEAILFKTKETIELVGRQVGYVIHCKSNLQRLQAQLEELNAAREAVEDKVVEAEDKGEAVQPDVQLWLQEVGNINAQAEELLKDENQAKLKCLLGFCPNLTIRHHLGRKSKILVHHLVELYERREFPVISVIRPQELWVESTGEYLAFPSRTSVVAQIMDELENPNTHRIGVYGIEGVGKTTLAKEVYRQATEDKNLFDNVVILLDVKENPHLEGIQNKILNKLDMKIFDDENLDGRASRTSADIQDKNILVILDDVWEQIDLEALQLPSVATCKILLTCTSRESLSGMNTQVDFQLDILVEEEAWILFKKKAGDVVKNYAIREVALQVAECCSGLPILVVTVASALKKQTTSPPWKDALRCLKSQEFTENPYLCLEWSYDQLKDKELEQLFLLCGFAIWGKDIYLPALLKYSMGLGLFRKGYTVEEAQNTLLKWVGKLKDSCLLTDSDDSRYVKMHNLVRDVANRIALRDEHILSSVDDRGNYEFKEWLDKDFFKKCTMKSLQSSTVPVLSEVPRIYPKLKLFYLHGTGDVSVEIPTNFFREIEELKVLDLTRLHMLSLPSSLQYLKNLHALFLDQCIVGDTALVGELSNLEILSFFQSNVKQLPKEIGKLTRLQLLELSDCSELEVISPGVISSLERLQELRMRNSFNKWEVEGERSNVSLSELKHLSQLSVLEVHIPNTDILPANLFSHEFERFNIVIGDAWVDRYTSREKFMAETTLKTLKLKLTTSIKELDEGLIWLLERCEDLSLSETQNANNIDHYLDTEDSEHPQHLQVINIYKIGLPNLTRLAVHQCDGLSFLLSSSVAKSFVQLKHLRISECQIMKEVVLSEGHGEEKDNLFPKLEQLELNDLPCLTRFCSGSYVEFAALKRSQLEKCPKLETFIFNHLSNRIQIYKEIKERGTNDENVETVAPYFLLDEKVKTLRLHGMEIKLMHLSEESPVFPLLEILEVKFCGLNNLKLSAISFRNLTIIEVTFCWRLQYLTSYSVAQSLVGLKKLKVDECKNMKEIFTSEGIEEDASNCEIVFSRLQHLELSDLISLERFCSRNCIVKVPSLQSSALQVNWCPFQLKISTERVLEEVSDMQQDVHKSHTGKEEVLDTTESACSLETNQKQHIPNTSKVSKEIEFNEGELHDDRLVNNDGPLLPGNIAESSEHGIKAVIKETPINFLEHAEVMDLHRKQIVTNTPKNLQEADFGMEESLIEPLNANEGRPLQLKQLNGVQTDSLLQSISELDADIKHLQEELRAKEAERIDKQQRLADRLATVDRLSDSL